In Agarivorans gilvus, one genomic interval encodes:
- the trmH gene encoding tRNA (guanosine(18)-2'-O)-methyltransferase TrmH — MTPERYQRIRAMLDARQTDLTICMENVHKPHNLSAIVRTCDAVGVDHVHAVWENYKDELRRGTATGSQNWVKVHNHENIQDAVAALRNSGMQILATNLSDSAVDFRQIDYTKPTAILMGQEKYGISDEALALADQDIIIPMVGMVQSLNVSVASALILYEAQRQRELAGMYQGPCKVSPEEQNRIMFEGGHPIFAKACKRKGLPIPQVDEQGQIVADDEWWAKMQMNKEAWDQLDND; from the coding sequence ATGACTCCTGAACGCTATCAGCGCATTCGCGCCATGTTAGATGCCCGCCAAACCGATTTAACCATTTGCATGGAAAACGTACATAAGCCGCACAATTTGTCGGCCATTGTACGTACCTGTGATGCAGTGGGTGTCGATCACGTACACGCGGTATGGGAAAACTATAAAGACGAGCTACGTCGCGGCACGGCCACAGGCAGCCAAAATTGGGTAAAAGTACATAACCACGAAAACATTCAAGATGCCGTAGCCGCGTTACGCAACAGTGGCATGCAAATCTTAGCCACCAATCTTTCAGATAGCGCCGTTGATTTTCGCCAAATTGACTATACCAAACCCACGGCTATTTTAATGGGCCAGGAAAAATATGGTATTTCCGATGAGGCGCTTGCCTTAGCCGATCAAGACATCATCATTCCCATGGTAGGCATGGTGCAATCTTTAAATGTTTCGGTCGCCAGTGCCTTGATTCTTTATGAAGCGCAGCGCCAACGTGAATTGGCAGGGATGTATCAAGGGCCTTGTAAGGTGAGCCCCGAAGAGCAAAACCGCATCATGTTTGAAGGTGGCCACCCGATCTTTGCTAAGGCCTGTAAACGCAAAGGCTTACCGATACCACAAGTAGATGAGCAGGGACAAATTGTTGCCGACGATGAATGGTGGGCCAAAATGCAGATGAACAAAGAAGCTTGGGACCAATTAGATAACGACTAA
- a CDS encoding HIT domain-containing protein: protein MNQFSLHPQLQKDGIWAGDFELSRVLLINDSQFPWWVLVPMQDGISDIYQLDNCQQAQFWRESKRLSEALMDIYQGDKLNLAALGNMVPQLHVHHVVRYKSDPLWPQPIWGKLPAKPYTETQKQQQLATLQQALQGQWQTLAE, encoded by the coding sequence ATGAACCAATTTAGTTTGCACCCGCAGTTACAAAAAGACGGAATATGGGCGGGAGATTTTGAGCTGTCGCGAGTGCTATTAATCAACGATAGCCAGTTTCCTTGGTGGGTATTGGTGCCGATGCAAGATGGGATTAGCGACATTTATCAACTTGATAATTGCCAACAAGCGCAATTTTGGCGAGAATCGAAGCGCCTTAGCGAAGCCTTAATGGATATTTATCAGGGCGATAAACTGAATCTGGCGGCTTTGGGGAACATGGTGCCACAACTGCATGTACATCATGTGGTGCGTTATAAAAGCGACCCTCTTTGGCCGCAACCCATATGGGGCAAGTTGCCTGCTAAGCCTTATACTGAAACTCAAAAGCAGCAGCAACTGGCTACGTTACAACAGGCCTTGCAAGGTCAATGGCAAACTCTGGCTGAATAG
- a CDS encoding acyltransferase encodes MLRFLPAPLLMVISASLAIINTAIIGTLVAICGVFKLLAPKQLYPQLSRLTNYLMWCWSEVNRAIFKLVNKTEFVIEDNSQLSKQHWYLLICNHQSWADIVLLCMLFGSRIPMPKFFLKQQLLYVPFVGLACWALDMPFMRRYSRQYLLKHPEKRGKDLESTKRSCEKFKNMPTTVINFVEGTRFNQQKQQQSSSSYQYLLPPKALGIAYTLSVLGEQFDQIINVTLAYPNTNPSLTPFKALLSGKLDKVVVKIDTIPIDQQLRGDYLQDKHFKRHFKLWLDQTWQAKDQYLKTVLNKD; translated from the coding sequence ATGTTACGTTTTCTCCCCGCTCCTCTACTGATGGTTATTTCTGCAAGTTTAGCCATTATTAATACCGCCATAATCGGCACCTTAGTGGCCATTTGTGGTGTATTTAAGCTACTTGCACCAAAACAGCTTTATCCGCAACTTAGCCGCTTAACTAATTATTTAATGTGGTGCTGGAGCGAAGTAAACAGAGCCATTTTCAAACTAGTGAACAAGACTGAATTTGTCATTGAAGACAATAGCCAACTCAGCAAACAACACTGGTATTTGCTGATATGTAATCATCAGAGCTGGGCCGACATCGTATTGTTATGCATGCTGTTTGGCTCACGTATTCCCATGCCAAAATTCTTTTTAAAACAACAGTTATTGTATGTGCCTTTCGTCGGCTTGGCCTGCTGGGCGCTAGATATGCCCTTCATGCGCCGCTATTCACGCCAATATTTACTAAAACATCCGGAAAAACGCGGCAAAGACCTGGAGTCAACTAAGCGCTCGTGTGAGAAATTTAAAAACATGCCCACCACCGTGATTAACTTTGTGGAAGGCACCCGTTTTAATCAACAAAAACAGCAGCAGTCGAGTTCTTCTTATCAATACCTACTCCCGCCAAAGGCTTTGGGTATAGCTTACACCTTGTCGGTATTAGGCGAGCAGTTCGACCAAATCATCAATGTGACTCTGGCCTATCCCAATACCAATCCAAGCCTCACTCCGTTTAAGGCTTTGCTCTCAGGAAAACTAGATAAAGTGGTGGTTAAAATTGACACCATTCCAATCGACCAACAGCTTCGCGGAGACTATTTACAAGACAAACACTTCAAGCGTCATTTCAAACTTTGGTTAGATCAAACTTGGCAAGCCAAAGATCAATATCTAAAAACAGTGCTAAATAAAGACTAA
- a CDS encoding transporter substrate-binding domain-containing protein, which yields MWMNSWRACLACYQAQFKLAQPAKRKQGVCHRLTQTLCSTTPGKPLELLLALLLLIASTQASAAKLVMNFFIEPPFVTHGDEDLTGLHIDIFKQLQLQQKNLAIKVQLIPLKRAYLLSAQLPNNCVFGIERTPARETDFVWVSPLYTSRYALYQRPQANQNLNQLKQLTIGSYLGSGVAEYLETAGYSVDLAKTNLNSAKKLQRKRIQAWASDVLSAAYIFQHHSLNINPKGLPFYSTKRAIACNKNTSLEALINLHQGLDQLHQSGKIEAILNRYEQQYQVDLGQ from the coding sequence TTGTGGATGAACTCTTGGCGAGCTTGCTTAGCCTGCTATCAGGCTCAGTTCAAACTGGCTCAGCCAGCTAAGCGTAAGCAGGGCGTTTGCCACCGCTTAACGCAAACACTCTGCTCAACAACGCCAGGGAAGCCCCTAGAGCTTTTACTTGCTCTACTGTTGCTCATCGCCTCTACTCAAGCAAGCGCCGCTAAATTGGTGATGAACTTCTTCATTGAGCCCCCTTTTGTGACCCACGGTGACGAAGACCTCACCGGTTTGCACATCGACATTTTTAAGCAACTACAACTGCAGCAAAAAAATCTGGCCATTAAGGTGCAACTAATTCCGCTAAAACGCGCCTACCTACTAAGTGCTCAACTCCCCAATAACTGTGTTTTCGGTATTGAGCGTACACCGGCAAGAGAAACCGATTTTGTCTGGGTTAGCCCCTTGTATACTAGTCGCTACGCTCTGTATCAGCGGCCGCAAGCTAACCAAAACTTAAATCAACTAAAACAGCTAACCATTGGCAGCTACTTGGGAAGCGGGGTGGCGGAATATTTAGAGACTGCTGGCTACTCAGTCGATTTAGCAAAAACCAATCTAAACAGTGCTAAAAAGCTGCAACGCAAACGAATTCAAGCCTGGGCTAGCGATGTATTATCTGCTGCTTATATTTTTCAGCACCATTCACTCAACATAAACCCCAAAGGTCTGCCTTTTTACAGCACTAAACGGGCCATAGCCTGTAATAAAAATACCAGTTTAGAAGCACTAATAAACCTGCATCAAGGCTTAGACCAACTACATCAAAGCGGTAAGATAGAAGCCATTCTGAATCGCTATGAACAACAATATCAGGTCGATTTAGGCCAATAA
- a CDS encoding thiol:disulfide interchange protein DsbA/DsbL, with product MKKLLIGLMAMLALPMVMAANFEEGTHYKVIKQTATAKPEVLEFFSYYCPHCFKFEPVAKQIKQSLPAGVAFKKSHVSFIGGKMGEEMVRAYAVADMLGVDDEVSAAIFDSIHMKRQHFASRDDIRKVFVAHGVEASKFDSAAESFVVNGMVAQMEKNTINYQIRGVPALVVNGKYQVETGSVKSIEELNELVLYLVNLQG from the coding sequence ATGAAAAAGCTACTGATTGGTTTGATGGCAATGTTAGCTTTGCCAATGGTAATGGCGGCAAACTTCGAAGAAGGCACCCATTACAAAGTCATTAAACAAACGGCCACCGCCAAACCAGAGGTTCTCGAATTTTTCTCTTACTACTGCCCACATTGTTTTAAGTTTGAGCCTGTAGCTAAACAAATTAAACAATCTTTACCTGCTGGCGTAGCCTTTAAAAAGAGCCATGTTAGCTTCATCGGCGGAAAAATGGGTGAAGAAATGGTTCGTGCTTATGCTGTGGCAGATATGCTAGGGGTAGATGACGAAGTTAGCGCGGCGATTTTCGATTCTATTCATATGAAGCGCCAACACTTCGCTAGCCGTGATGATATTCGCAAAGTGTTTGTTGCTCATGGTGTCGAAGCCAGTAAGTTTGATAGTGCGGCTGAAAGCTTTGTGGTGAATGGCATGGTCGCGCAAATGGAGAAAAACACCATTAACTACCAAATTCGTGGTGTACCAGCCTTGGTGGTGAATGGTAAGTATCAAGTAGAAACAGGCTCGGTAAAATCAATAGAAGAGCTAAACGAGTTGGTGCTGTACTTGGTTAACCTGCAAGGTTAA
- a CDS encoding AMP-binding protein: protein MANFVTPVNALMHWQKQHPQRVYLRQPIDGVYHEKTWAMVAREAGQIAQGIRSLGLEPGDKVAILAKNSAEWFIADLAIMMAGCISIPIYSTASADTVSFILKHSESKLLFVGKLDEWNKQAAGVPVGLKTVAMPYPTMPCHIQWSDWLAKQAVIDKHHLWHEQDTMTIIYTSGSTGDPKGAEISFAAYRYACEQLIEVLQAGSEDRVMSYLPLAHITERVYIQGTSIFSGQFSVSFVESLDTFADNLRSVQPTLFVSVPRLWARFQQGVFEKLPPKKLKLLLAIPLVSGLIKAKIKKALGLNKARILGCGSAPIAPSLLRWYQSIGLNISEAWGMTENLAYGTLNLPFRSDKIGTIGKAGPGVEIKISEQGEILAKGQGMMSGYYKHPELNEQTIVDGWLHTGDKGSIDADGYVKIIGRLKESFKTAKGKYVAPVPIEQKLAENSMVEQVCVVGSALAQPCALVVLAGEMKQHSQAQIEASLGRTLDKVNQHLESHAKLSHILVVKQDWNVDNALLTPTLKIRRNQIEQHYSELIHQQFTSKVAFEAGSW, encoded by the coding sequence ATGGCTAACTTTGTCACCCCCGTTAATGCATTAATGCATTGGCAAAAACAGCATCCGCAGCGGGTCTATTTACGCCAGCCTATTGATGGCGTATATCACGAAAAAACCTGGGCAATGGTGGCGCGCGAAGCCGGGCAAATAGCCCAAGGTATTCGCTCGCTTGGCTTGGAGCCAGGCGATAAGGTTGCCATCCTCGCTAAAAATAGTGCCGAGTGGTTTATTGCTGATTTGGCGATCATGATGGCCGGCTGCATCAGCATTCCGATTTATTCCACCGCTAGCGCCGATACGGTATCTTTCATTCTTAAACACAGCGAAAGCAAGTTATTGTTTGTGGGTAAGCTGGATGAATGGAATAAACAGGCTGCGGGAGTGCCTGTGGGGCTTAAAACCGTAGCCATGCCTTATCCCACCATGCCTTGTCATATTCAATGGAGCGATTGGTTAGCTAAGCAAGCGGTGATCGACAAGCACCATTTATGGCATGAGCAAGACACTATGACCATTATTTACACTTCGGGTAGCACTGGCGACCCTAAAGGTGCCGAAATTAGCTTTGCTGCCTATCGTTATGCCTGTGAGCAATTGATTGAAGTGCTGCAAGCCGGTAGTGAAGACCGAGTTATGTCTTATCTGCCATTAGCCCATATTACCGAGCGCGTTTACATTCAAGGCACCAGTATTTTTAGTGGTCAGTTCAGCGTGTCTTTTGTGGAGTCCTTAGACACCTTTGCCGACAATTTGCGCAGTGTTCAGCCTACTCTATTCGTTTCAGTGCCACGCTTGTGGGCGCGTTTTCAACAAGGCGTATTTGAAAAACTACCACCGAAGAAACTCAAGTTATTGCTGGCCATTCCTTTGGTTTCTGGCTTGATTAAAGCCAAGATCAAAAAAGCCTTGGGGCTAAATAAAGCGCGTATCTTGGGCTGTGGTAGTGCGCCGATTGCGCCCTCGTTATTACGCTGGTATCAAAGTATCGGTTTGAATATCTCAGAAGCTTGGGGAATGACCGAAAACTTAGCCTATGGCACGCTTAATTTACCTTTTCGCAGTGACAAAATAGGCACCATTGGTAAGGCTGGCCCTGGCGTAGAAATAAAAATTTCCGAGCAAGGTGAAATACTGGCTAAGGGCCAAGGCATGATGAGTGGCTACTACAAACACCCAGAGCTAAATGAGCAGACCATTGTGGATGGCTGGTTGCATACCGGTGATAAGGGCAGCATAGATGCCGATGGCTATGTAAAAATTATTGGCCGTTTAAAAGAGAGCTTTAAAACGGCCAAGGGAAAATATGTGGCACCCGTTCCTATCGAGCAAAAACTCGCGGAAAACTCCATGGTGGAACAGGTTTGTGTGGTGGGCAGTGCCTTGGCTCAGCCCTGTGCCTTGGTGGTATTAGCCGGTGAAATGAAACAACACTCTCAAGCGCAGATAGAGGCTAGCTTGGGTAGAACCTTAGACAAGGTAAATCAGCACTTGGAGAGCCATGCTAAGTTGTCTCATATACTGGTGGTGAAGCAAGATTGGAACGTGGATAACGCCCTGTTAACCCCAACACTTAAAATTAGGCGTAATCAAATAGAACAGCATTATAGTGAGCTAATTCATCAACAATTTACTAGCAAAGTAGCCTTTGAGGCGGGCTCTTGGTAA
- a CDS encoding CYTH domain-containing protein, protein MSLEIERKFLVKSDAFKQQAVEQTRIVQAYLNSDKRRTVRVRIRGQQGFLTIKGQSSESGLSRYEWEKPISLSEAEQLLALCEPGAVDKVRYLVPVGQHMFEVDVFAGANQGLIVAEVELQSEQEAFTKPAWLGEEVTGQNRYYNSMLSQHPYTNW, encoded by the coding sequence ATGAGCCTTGAAATCGAACGAAAATTTTTAGTGAAAAGTGATGCCTTTAAACAGCAAGCGGTGGAGCAAACCCGTATCGTACAAGCCTATTTAAATAGCGATAAACGACGTACGGTGCGAGTGCGGATCCGTGGCCAACAGGGTTTTCTTACCATTAAAGGCCAGAGCAGTGAGTCGGGTTTAAGCCGCTATGAGTGGGAGAAGCCGATTAGCCTCAGTGAAGCTGAGCAGTTGTTGGCGCTGTGCGAACCCGGCGCAGTAGATAAGGTGCGTTACTTAGTGCCGGTGGGCCAACATATGTTTGAAGTGGATGTATTTGCCGGCGCTAACCAAGGTTTGATAGTGGCCGAGGTGGAGTTGCAAAGTGAGCAGGAAGCTTTTACCAAACCAGCTTGGTTGGGCGAAGAAGTGACGGGCCAAAACCGCTATTACAACTCGATGTTGAGTCAACATCCTTACACTAATTGGTGA
- a CDS encoding serine/threonine protein kinase, whose protein sequence is MSAFLFANLNPDIILDAIESQGIFPSSGLLALNSYENRVYQFQADDGLRYVVKFYRPERWTNQQIEEEHQFSLSMAEVDVPVVAPLVIQGQSLFEYQGWRFAIFPSVGGRSFEVDNLDQLERVGQYLGRMHQKVGSTLFEHRLSINTEEMLDQPLSLLRDWLPEGLAVPFFTVAEQVAEAAKAAYQPQSIIRLHGDCHPSNILWRDGPMLVDLDDARNGPAVQDLWMMLAGDDNERRLQLEVLLEGYEAFCDFDSRELALIEPLRAMRMIHYMGWLARRWQDAAFQRAFPWFNSQRYWEEQILALKEQLAALQQAPLSLIPGY, encoded by the coding sequence ATGAGCGCCTTTCTATTTGCCAATTTAAATCCCGATATCATTCTTGATGCCATTGAATCGCAGGGCATTTTTCCCAGTAGTGGCTTATTGGCCTTAAATTCTTATGAGAATCGGGTATACCAGTTTCAAGCCGATGATGGGCTTCGCTATGTGGTGAAGTTTTATCGCCCGGAGCGTTGGACTAATCAGCAAATAGAAGAAGAACATCAGTTTAGTTTGTCGATGGCCGAGGTGGATGTACCGGTGGTGGCGCCTTTAGTGATTCAGGGTCAAAGCTTGTTTGAGTATCAGGGCTGGCGTTTTGCCATTTTCCCTAGTGTGGGTGGGCGTAGTTTTGAAGTAGACAATCTCGACCAGCTTGAGCGGGTAGGCCAATACCTTGGTCGCATGCATCAGAAAGTAGGCAGCACTTTGTTTGAGCATCGCTTGTCGATTAATACCGAAGAAATGCTCGATCAGCCCTTAAGTCTGTTGCGAGATTGGTTGCCCGAGGGCTTGGCTGTGCCGTTTTTTACCGTGGCCGAGCAAGTGGCCGAAGCGGCTAAGGCGGCGTATCAGCCGCAGTCTATTATTCGTTTACATGGTGATTGTCACCCCAGCAACATTTTATGGCGCGATGGCCCGATGCTGGTGGACCTCGACGACGCGCGTAATGGCCCGGCGGTACAAGATTTATGGATGATGCTGGCTGGCGATGACAATGAACGCCGCTTGCAGTTGGAAGTCCTGCTGGAGGGCTACGAGGCCTTTTGTGATTTTGATAGCCGAGAGCTAGCCCTAATAGAACCCTTACGTGCGATGCGCATGATTCACTACATGGGTTGGTTAGCACGACGCTGGCAAGACGCTGCATTTCAGCGGGCTTTTCCTTGGTTTAATTCGCAGCGTTATTGGGAAGAGCAAATTTTAGCCTTGAAAGAGCAGCTGGCCGCCCTGCAGCAAGCGCCGCTTTCTTTGATTCCGGGGTATTAA
- a CDS encoding MAPEG family protein has product MKTLLLCLALLLLLPNLLAALGSYTRKRQLGRIDNHDPRQQVLQLDSRGQRLYAAQQNAWEALLLFSGSVLLAHLAGLDLASLKIASIVFIASRLLHPLAYVYGWASLRSALMLVAWLCCIYIVTSGLLAL; this is encoded by the coding sequence CTGAAAACGCTACTGCTGTGTTTAGCTTTGTTGCTGTTACTACCTAACCTGTTGGCGGCTTTGGGCTCTTATACCCGCAAGCGCCAATTAGGGCGGATTGATAACCATGACCCTCGGCAACAAGTACTGCAGTTAGATAGCCGTGGGCAGCGTCTTTACGCTGCCCAGCAAAATGCTTGGGAAGCGCTGCTACTGTTTAGTGGCTCTGTGCTACTGGCCCACTTAGCGGGGCTTGATTTAGCCTCGCTGAAGATTGCCAGTATTGTGTTTATCGCCAGCAGATTACTCCACCCGCTGGCCTATGTTTATGGTTGGGCAAGCCTACGTTCGGCGCTAATGCTGGTGGCGTGGTTATGTTGCATTTATATCGTCACTTCTGGTTTGTTAGCCTTGTAA
- the ccoG gene encoding cytochrome c oxidase accessory protein CcoG: protein MSDRIPVKDLSPKPRAAKKRAPVDRYNPQEQIYVREQKGFFQRLRKYMGWLFIAAFVIVPFIPYGERQAILLDIAARQYHFFGLTLWPQDLLLLAWFFIIAAFALFFVTTFLGRVWCGYLCPQTVWTFIFIWFEEKIEGSANKRKKLDKAPWDFNKIWRKTAKHAAWLAVSVFTALSFAAYFVPVKQLWWDFFTLNASGAVNFSVIFFTVATYANAGWMRTIVCTHMCPYARFQSAMFDKDTFIVGYDSQRGESRGPRKRNVDHKAMGLGDCVDCDLCVQVCPAGIDIRDGLQYECINCGACIDACDQTMERMNYPKGLIRYTTEHNLAGQKTDVLRPKLIGYGVVLSIMLVAFVFTLLNVKPMQLDVIRDRASLYTETNEGLVENTYTLKVINKSSEARQFSLSVRGLEEVEWIGQQEVTVNAGEVYSLPISLASDPYLLPSSVTDIEFILQAGEQQVSQASRFISGG, encoded by the coding sequence ATGAGTGATCGTATCCCTGTAAAAGACCTGAGCCCTAAACCAAGAGCCGCAAAAAAGCGCGCCCCGGTCGACCGTTATAATCCCCAAGAACAAATTTATGTGCGTGAGCAAAAGGGTTTTTTCCAACGCTTACGTAAATACATGGGCTGGTTGTTTATTGCCGCCTTTGTGATTGTGCCTTTTATTCCCTACGGAGAGCGTCAGGCTATTCTGTTGGATATTGCGGCGCGCCAATACCACTTCTTTGGTTTAACCCTGTGGCCGCAAGACCTATTGCTGCTGGCGTGGTTCTTTATTATTGCCGCCTTTGCGCTGTTTTTTGTCACCACCTTCTTAGGCCGAGTATGGTGTGGTTACCTGTGTCCACAAACCGTATGGACCTTCATTTTTATTTGGTTTGAAGAAAAAATTGAAGGCAGCGCCAATAAGCGTAAGAAGTTAGACAAAGCTCCCTGGGACTTCAATAAAATTTGGCGAAAAACCGCTAAGCACGCGGCGTGGCTGGCGGTATCGGTATTCACGGCCTTGTCTTTTGCCGCCTATTTTGTACCCGTAAAACAGTTGTGGTGGGACTTCTTCACGCTTAACGCCAGTGGTGCGGTGAATTTCTCGGTGATTTTCTTCACCGTGGCCACCTACGCTAATGCGGGTTGGATGCGTACCATCGTATGTACTCACATGTGTCCCTATGCGCGTTTTCAATCGGCCATGTTCGATAAAGATACCTTTATTGTGGGTTACGATAGCCAACGTGGTGAAAGCCGCGGGCCGCGTAAGCGTAATGTCGATCATAAAGCCATGGGCTTGGGTGATTGTGTGGATTGTGACCTTTGTGTGCAGGTCTGTCCGGCGGGTATCGATATTCGTGATGGGCTGCAATACGAGTGTATTAACTGTGGCGCCTGTATCGATGCTTGTGACCAAACCATGGAGCGAATGAATTACCCCAAAGGCCTGATTCGCTATACCACCGAACATAATTTGGCGGGGCAAAAAACCGATGTGTTGCGGCCTAAGCTGATTGGTTATGGAGTGGTATTAAGCATTATGTTAGTGGCTTTTGTGTTCACCTTACTGAATGTGAAACCGATGCAACTAGACGTGATACGCGATCGCGCTTCGTTATATACCGAAACCAATGAAGGTTTAGTTGAAAATACGTATACCTTGAAGGTGATTAACAAGTCCTCTGAGGCGCGTCAATTTAGCCTAAGTGTGCGTGGTTTAGAAGAGGTGGAATGGATAGGCCAGCAAGAGGTTACCGTGAATGCCGGTGAAGTCTATAGCTTGCCTATTTCCCTAGCCAGTGACCCCTATCTGTTGCCTAGCTCCGTTACTGATATCGAGTTTATATTGCAAGCCGGTGAGCAACAAGTTAGCCAGGCTAGTCGCTTTATTAGTGGAGGCTAA
- a CDS encoding YihD family protein — protein sequence MQLHRIEELIELLTPVWKQQPELNLVEIIAQIADQAGFAKPMSELTDDILIYQLKMLSIGKDEMIPGIAKDCEDDFKSALLKARGIKVD from the coding sequence ATGCAACTGCATCGTATTGAAGAGCTAATTGAATTGCTCACCCCGGTTTGGAAACAGCAGCCGGAATTGAATCTTGTTGAAATAATCGCTCAAATTGCCGACCAAGCTGGCTTTGCCAAGCCAATGAGCGAACTCACCGACGATATACTTATTTATCAACTAAAGATGCTAAGTATTGGTAAAGACGAGATGATTCCTGGCATTGCCAAAGATTGTGAGGATGACTTTAAAAGCGCTTTATTAAAAGCCCGTGGTATCAAAGTAGATTAG
- a CDS encoding sensor domain-containing diguanylate cyclase, with amino-acid sequence MPNLQRQVNAENARYLLNNGRLVALMSAAYSVIWWCLFSPSYQLNGHAFWLASMLALSLLFYLYTRRYSQRQTGELPPGLLSAYFSLTSACGVLWAVGILLFMPQLVEAQRLLLMLLVGALLSLVVVPNLLSIRSFNGFALPMLVALLVNMQGRDSNEWAAYLVLLLGCALLNVVLRRAETLVTSNFSEGVRHRARAMELADSHASMRQQSERDGLTGLYNRAMFERHLQQHWRLASRANTALSLLLIDVDFFKPYNDHYGHLAGDQCLSLVASLFNQALQREDDMVARYGGEEFVIILPNTDTKGALQVASRIRTLLAKAKLRHEYSAAASYVTVSIGICCLIPSAQQSSKEIVDKADKALYRAKQLGRNQAVVAARGEV; translated from the coding sequence TTGCCAAATTTGCAGCGACAAGTGAATGCTGAAAATGCCCGTTATTTACTTAATAATGGTCGCTTAGTTGCATTAATGAGTGCCGCTTATAGCGTGATTTGGTGGTGTTTATTTAGCCCTAGTTATCAGTTGAATGGCCATGCTTTTTGGTTGGCTAGCATGCTGGCCCTATCGCTACTGTTCTATCTCTATACCCGCCGCTATAGTCAAAGACAAACAGGTGAATTGCCGCCGGGTTTATTAAGTGCTTATTTCTCGCTGACTTCGGCCTGTGGCGTGCTGTGGGCAGTGGGTATATTGTTGTTTATGCCACAACTGGTTGAAGCCCAACGTTTATTATTAATGCTATTGGTGGGCGCCTTGTTGTCTTTGGTGGTGGTACCCAATCTACTCAGTATTCGCAGTTTTAATGGCTTCGCCTTGCCAATGTTGGTGGCTTTGCTGGTGAATATGCAGGGGCGAGATAGTAATGAGTGGGCTGCTTATTTAGTATTGTTATTGGGCTGTGCGCTGCTTAACGTGGTACTGCGCCGCGCCGAAACCTTGGTCACAAGCAATTTCTCAGAAGGTGTTCGACACCGCGCCCGCGCCATGGAGCTGGCCGACAGCCATGCTTCGATGCGTCAACAAAGCGAACGCGATGGGCTAACCGGCTTATATAACCGCGCCATGTTTGAGCGTCACCTGCAGCAGCACTGGCGTTTAGCTAGTCGCGCCAATACCGCCTTAAGTCTGTTGTTGATCGATGTGGATTTCTTCAAACCCTATAATGACCATTACGGCCACCTTGCTGGCGATCAATGCTTAAGCCTAGTGGCGAGTTTGTTTAATCAGGCCTTGCAGCGAGAAGATGACATGGTGGCTCGTTATGGCGGTGAGGAATTTGTGATTATTTTGCCCAATACTGATACCAAAGGGGCATTGCAAGTCGCCAGCAGAATTAGAACACTATTGGCTAAGGCAAAGCTGCGGCACGAGTACTCTGCCGCGGCCAGTTATGTTACCGTGAGCATAGGCATTTGTTGCCTGATCCCCAGTGCTCAGCAAAGTAGTAAAGAGATCGTAGACAAGGCCGACAAGGCCCTATATAGAGCCAAGCAGTTAGGTAGAAACCAAGCTGTAGTGGCCGCCCGTGGAGAAGTATAA